A single region of the Bacteroidota bacterium genome encodes:
- a CDS encoding tryptophan 2,3-dioxygenase — translation MKRTSLYYGDYLQLDKLLNSQFPESAKHGVQAHDEMLFIVVHQAYELWFKQILFELDAIIREFRSNKVDERQVHIAVHRLNRIAEIQKLLIGQIRVLETMTALDFLDFRDVLYPASGFQSYQFRLVENRIGVRPTHRHTYTPGLPYFVNLSEEHQRLVLQSEIEPSLFQVVQDWLERTPFLEVHDFDFLGEYEKAVRGSGQELRVSETDLNALLDDKSHDALMKENKRRLSRKAMVAALFISLYHDEPILHPPFRLLTALIEMDEQFTAWRYNHALMVQRMIGTKIGTGGSSGYEYLKGTLEPHKVFADLLAVSS, via the coding sequence ATGAAACGAACATCACTCTATTACGGCGACTACCTGCAACTCGATAAGCTTCTCAACAGCCAGTTTCCTGAAAGCGCAAAGCACGGCGTTCAGGCGCACGACGAAATGCTGTTCATCGTCGTCCATCAGGCGTATGAGTTGTGGTTCAAACAAATCTTGTTCGAACTCGATGCAATCATTCGGGAATTTCGGTCGAACAAGGTGGATGAACGCCAGGTTCATATTGCCGTCCACCGCCTGAACCGCATTGCGGAAATCCAGAAACTTCTCATCGGGCAAATCCGGGTTCTTGAGACGATGACGGCGCTTGACTTCCTTGATTTCCGGGACGTACTGTATCCTGCATCGGGGTTTCAAAGCTACCAATTTCGATTGGTGGAGAATCGGATTGGCGTCCGTCCAACTCATCGTCACACATATACACCCGGTTTGCCGTACTTTGTGAACCTTTCGGAGGAACATCAACGCCTCGTTCTGCAATCAGAAATCGAGCCTTCTCTTTTTCAGGTTGTGCAAGATTGGCTTGAGCGGACACCGTTTTTGGAGGTTCATGATTTTGATTTTTTGGGGGAATACGAAAAGGCGGTCCGCGGCTCGGGACAGGAATTGCGTGTCTCTGAAACGGATTTGAATGCGTTGCTTGATGACAAATCCCACGATGCGTTAATGAAGGAAAACAAACGCCGCCTTTCCCGCAAAGCGATGGTGGCTGCATTGTTCATCTCACTCTATCATGATGAGCCGATTCTTCATCCGCCGTTCCGACTACTCACGGCATTGATCGAAATGGATGAACAGTTCACGGCGTGGCGTTACAATCATGCTCTGATGGTGCAGCGGATGATTGGGACGAAAATCGGAACAGGCGGCTCATCCGGATATGAATATCTGAAAGGAACATTGGAGCCGCACAAAGTTTTCGCCGACTTGCTGGCAGTCTCGTC